A single region of the Lineus longissimus chromosome 14, tnLinLong1.2, whole genome shotgun sequence genome encodes:
- the LOC135499003 gene encoding uncharacterized protein LOC135499003 → MESTNGVVVSYVGEDGSVMMQLEHSNGDLLNPNTENRASNLGSELTPPVGVKTEPEILKSATSLTQVWEDTNDGLFSATSGESVKTPPCDDVVVTDPVTNMDTLANSATSLTLPGKYVFPDNHQGTLGNLPTHGTQIDTSSSDLTSVTPMNFPGNGDILENSHPLGYDELNAEIDLNQVEYIQSDYKVEKEEYMPDDEFQESYNVDVENSAEFGVKTENVDNTDGENSAEFYIKTESLANTVETFFDIFQPSKAQAEDSDSDSSSCPSVLEEFSNFPERTPPPTPEIQQIPENVPLESETVFPMNSASDSDSEDDIVCLKSKNLSEMANLSEMENLSETENSSKRKRGERSVMSSDDAEEHVEMQAVQKQLRAEHMLRGTTKVLSCTEVNDIKCRVPKNQKLTEILTITELSLAGGVKRFKIFYERNTAAKTSKDDHSTYIMKCNNIVKQIRSVHNVLKVGEKAGEVFSGMILVEPRKPSLESPFQMLYIWRPDTAGSILHILDIKGLNFVIRPFRLGPFLHTHKDGENHQCALLFSESQVAKSQLSSSIKHALLQIVSNQWKAEGKEKCHPVLRKNPPQKRKQRGQKRIKITPVKPPQLVMNTLLNRSAQGKSVKEVPVQKSSDQALKDLLKKKVGLNQPKMNTLGIVSPFFLSQDNDDDVEFVSTGTTVLRESPAEVIFPNGRGGHVRSSVCSAGSSNIAVATLRTITENLKNVASIASVIRGPEAERLFSNSNSTPSEPRAEIEFTNTKSVADEPRAEVQFTRVKSEPVVPRAELEFTNIKKEPGMEIGLDCANSTNDHRAEIEFSLVKSEPADTGQENGDSGEDDFDDEPIAPLSEEQINIIMNQTRLDVGKSPIAANTNVATETMEVTEKNVPAIDASSQLSASTIIKATNLLNSKTVSKTANSSQPRSTRHVPNILKSSYSGESEALEGNVPDKPSNAISFSPVGVNIPMVVRGYDKKSLRGTSNAHSVGRLSKRGSRSLYMKTMQRSADKGDEFLALWNKMTENVTTSSSGVEEVVVSETDSEKSEQSGPKMMEDHPECQQSEGPKSFQSRFKRRMAKSGPMGFATAQPWPMNSWTHRLAQLHTVKKPRQKTQTHSSNCLTNGLAQSDKQAGLKILEVHSENLSAYSGDALWDRIVEKTQRSTTCSSNMGPGSKMGPGLEEGSARCNSASAETTTPCSSGPVPAVLWKRNAARDQWDKVVGKKSSNLSSSDSKGQTQLGGSKSSLKTDPADAEVSAIHSDSDSDHEGVLLRADGVAADDGDNDMDAGNVCNQSNPSDKNLNASFGRFANAQPITLHIPLPPKKKFFKSSRNTKAKFDKGKFISSMIQKDASKYQAEFIEPPRQPESKGPTTSQPVIRYIGSYTLPQEPAVKPRKYSCSLPHGGEVIRRVGIIKEIKSASAPSPYSCSVCGHSFKYSGHLRKHVKIHTEFRCDICKCDMPTRKIYDCHINTFHTFLSDRSKLDPPKQDVNPKYDNLERYFSYVEGENEDKSQDLDWEKCYRENGIGGSKTDNREVVDIPDDNSIHSSDSDVQDGDVFAPLANVMSGPSEDEWAKIISK, encoded by the exons ATGGAGTCTACAAATGGAGTTGTGGTGTCCTATGTTGGCGAGGATGGATCGGTCATGATGCAG CTCGAGCACAGCAATGGTGACCTCCTCAACCCAAACACTGAAAACAGGGCGTCGAATCTTGGCAGTGAATTAACGCCTCCAGTCGGTGTAAAAACAGAACCAGAGATCCTCAAATCGGCCACGAGTCTTACGCAAGTTTGGGAGGATACGAATGATGGCCTTTTCTCGGCGACATCAGGAGAGAGTGTCAAGACGCCTCCATGTGATGACGTCGTTGTGACAGATCCTGTGACAAACATGGACACATTAGCTAATAGCGCAACGTCACTGACTTTACCTGGAAAGTATGTTTTTCCAGATAATCACCAGGGAACTCTTGGTAACCTGCCCACTCATGGGACTCAAATTGACACTTCATCCAGTGATTTAACTAGTGTAACCCCTATGAATTTCCCTGGGAATGGTGACATTCTGGAAAATTCTCACCCTCTGGGTTATGATGAATTGAATGCTGAAATTGATTTGAATCAGGTCGAGTACATCCAGAGTGATTATAAAGTTGAGAAAGAAGAATATATGCCTGATGACGAGTTTCAGGAGAGTTATAACGTAGATGTTGAAAATTCAGCGGAATTTGGCGTAAAAACTGAAAACGTTGACAATACTGATGGTGAGAATTCAGCCGAATTTTACATCAAGACTGAGAGCCTTGCCAATACAGTCGAaacattttttgatatttttcaaccGAGCAAAGCCCAGGCTGAAGACTCAGACTCTGATAGCAGCTCTTGTCCGAGTGTTTTGGAagagttttcaaattttccagaaAGGACTCCGCCCCCTACTCCGGAAATACAgcaaattccagaaaatgttccTTTAGAGTCGGAAACTGTTTTTCCAATGAATTCAGCGTCGGATTCTGATTCAGAGGATGACATTGTTTGTTTGAAATCGAAAAATTTGTCGGAAATGGCAAATTTATCAGAAATGGAAAACTTATCGGAAACGGAAAATTCATCAAAGCGGAAAAGAGGCGAGAGATCTGTAATGAGTTCTGATGATGCTGAGGAGCATGTGGAGATGCAAGCTGTACAGAAACAACTGCGTGCTGAACACATGTTACGTGGGACCACCAAAGTCCTGTCTTGCACCGAGGTCAATGACATCAAATGTCGCGTCCCAAAGAACCAAAAACTGACTGAAATTCTGACAATTACTGAATTAAGTTTAGCCGGCGGTGTGAAGCGATTTAAGATTTTCTACGAGAGAAACACGGCTGCGAAAACTTCAAAAGACGATCACAGCACCTATATTATGAAGTGTAATAACATTGTTAAGCAAATTCGTAGCGTCCATAATGTTTTGAAAGTCGGTGAAAAGGCCGGGGAGGTCTTTTCTGGTATGATCCTAGTCGAGCCGAGAAAACCAAGTCTCGAGTCTCCGTTTCAGATGTTGTATATTTGGCGTCCTGACACAGCAGGTTCCATACTTCACATTTTGGACATTAAAGGGTTAAATTTTGTGATTCGTCCATTCCGTTTAGGGCCGTTCCTTCATACCCACAAAGACGGTGAGAATCACCAGTGTGCGTTGTTGTTCAGTGAGAGCCAGGTTGCGAAGTCGCAGCTGTCCTCGTCGATAAAGCACGCTTTGCTACAGATCGTGTCCAATCAGTGGAAAGCGGAGGGGAAGGAAAAATGTCACCCGGTACTCAGAAAGAATCCGCCTCAAAAACGGAAGCAACGTGGTCAGAAACGGATAAAAATCACTCCGGTAAAACCACCGCAACTAGTCATGAACACTTTATTAAATCGGTCCGCGCAAGGGAAGTCTGTGAAGGAGGTTCCTGTCCAGAAGAGCTCAGATCAGGCCTTGAAAGACTTATTGAAGAAAAAGGTTGGGTTAAATCAGCCTAAAATGAACACTTTAGGTATTGTCAGTCCGTTTTTCTTGTCGcaggataatgatgatgatgttgaatttGTCAGTACCGGGACAACAGTCCTGAGGGAATCACCTGCTGAGGTCATCTTTCCAAATGGTCGAGGGGGTCACGTGAGGAGCAGTGTGTGTAGCGCTGGGTCTTCAAACATTGCCGTTGCCACATTACGTACAATaactgaaaatttgaaaaatgttgcgTCTATCGCGAGCGTGATAAGAGGACCAGAAGCGGAAAggttgttttcaaattcaaattctaccCCGAGTGAGCCACGGGCAGAAATTGAATTCACAAATACGAAAAGTGTGGCTGATGAACCTAGGGCCGAGGTTCAGTTCACCAGGGTCAAAAGTGAACCTGTTGTGCCGAGAGCAGAGTTAGAATTTACAAACATTAAGAAAGAACCTGGTATGGAGATTGGGTTGGATTGTGCAAACTCCACAAATGACCATAGAGCGGAGATAGAGTTTTCACTGGTCAAAAGTGAACCTGCCGATACTGGCcaagaaaatggagacagtgggGAGGATGACTTTGATGATGAACCAATAGCACCTTTGTCGGAGGAACAAATTAATATCATTATGAATCAAACAAGGTTAGACGTAGGAAAAAGTCCAATTGCAGCAAATACAAATGTAGCAACTGAAACAATGGAAGTAACAGAGAAAAATGTCCCAGCTATAGACGCGTCAAGTCAACTAAGCGCATCGACTATTATAAAGGCCACTAATCTATTAAATTCAAAAACAGTTTCTAAGACAGCGAATTCTTCGCAACCACGCTCAACGCGACATGTCCCAAATATCTTGAAATCGTCCTACAGTGGTGAAAGTGAGGCTCTTGAAGGGAATGTGCCAGATAAGCCATCAAACGCGATTAGTTTCTCACCTGTTGGTGTCAATATTCCCATGGTAGTACGTGGTTATGATAAGAAGAGCTTGCGTGGGACAAGTAATGCCCATTCTGTAGGCAGATTGAGCAAGCGTGGCAGCAGGAGCTTATATATGAAGACAATGCAGAGAAGCGCAGACAAAGGAGATGAATTTTTGGCATTGTGGAACAAAATGACGGAGAACGTAACCACTTCGAGTTCTGGCGTCGAAGAGGTTGTTGTCTCGGAAACTGATTCGGAAAAATCGGAACAATCTGGGCCGAAAATGATGGAAGATCATCCTGAATGTCAACAGTCTGAAGGGCCGAAAAGTTTTCAGAGTCGTTTTAAAAGGCGAATGGCAAAATCTGGTCCCATGGGTTTTGCAACTGCTCAACCTTGGCCAATGAACAGCTGGACACACCGCCTTGCACAATTACATACGGTTAAAAAACCCCGTCAAAAAACGCAAACTCATTCCTCAAACTGCTTGACCAATGGCCTCGCACAAAGTGATAAACAAGCTGGTCTGAAAATCCTCGAAGTTCACTCGGAGAATTTGTCGGCGTATTCTGGAGATGCCTTGTGGGATAGAATTGTTGAAAAAACCCAGCGCTCAACAACATGTAGTTCAAACATGGGACCAGGTTCCAAAATGGGCCCAGGTTTGGAAGAAGGTTCGGCAAGATGTAACTCTGCATCAGCTGAGACTACGACTCCTTGTAGCTCTGGTCCAGTTCCAGCGGTTTTGTGGAAAAGGAACGCGGCCAGGGATCAGTGGGATAAAGTCGTAGGAAAAAAATCGTCAAATTTGTCTAGTTCTGATTCCAAAGGCCAGACGCAGCTGGGAGGTTCCAAGTCATCACTAAAGACAGACCCAGCAGATGCTGAGGTGTCCGCTATCCATTCTGATTCTGACTCCGACCATGAGGGGGTGCTCTTGCGTGCAGACGGTGTTGCGGCAGATGACGGTGATAATGACATGGATGCTGGAAACGTCTGCAACCAATCAAATCCGTCCGATAAAAATTTGAATGCAAGTTTCGGCAGATTCGCAAATGCTCAGCCAATCACTCTTCATATTCCTCTCCCGCCGaaaaagaaatttttcaaaagttcacgCAACACGAAAGCAAAATTTGACAAAGGAAaatttatttcttcaatgatccAAAAGGACGCGTCGAAGTACCAAGCTGAATTCATCGAACCACCGCGCCAACCGGAGTCTAAGGGGCCTACCACGTCACAACCTGTAATCCGATATATAGGTTCGTATACGCTGCCACAGGAACCGGCGGTGAAACCACGAAAATACTCTTGTTCTTTGCCACACGGTGGTGAGGTCATCCGCAGAGTTGGCATCATCAAAGAAATCAAATCTGCAAGTGCACCGTCTCCATATTCCTGCTCTGTTTGTGGACATTCGTTCAAATATTCAGGCCACTTGcgcaaacatgtcaaaattcaCACTGAATTTCGTTGCGATATTTGCAAATGTGACATGCCAACGCGTAAAATTTACGACTGCCATATAAATACTTTTCACACGTTCTTGTCTGATCGGTCAAAACTTGATCCACCGAAACAGGATGTGAATCCGAAGTATGATAACTTGGAGCGCTATTTCAGCTACGTTGAGGGCGAGAATGAAGATAAGAGTCAAGATCTGGATTGGGAGAAATGTTATCGGGAGAATGGAATTGGGGGGTCGAAGACGGACAACAGGGAGGTGGTGGATATTCCTGATGATAATTCCATTCATTCCAGTGACAGTGATGTTCAAGACGGTGATGTTTTCGCACCATTGGCTAATGTCATGAGCGGGCCAAGCGAGGACGAATGGGCAAAAATAATTTCCAAGTGA
- the LOC135498960 gene encoding Rieske domain-containing protein-like, which translates to MANTGADVSFTWRRVAKETEVKKSKCQHVYAQSGEDDDIMTIYLNGKFHAMESKCGHMGGPLHEGDIENIGGNPHVVCPWHGYMFALRDGKSTLAPDLKQKVYETKVENGSLYIKFNCDLSTTPFVATPKN; encoded by the exons ATGGCCAACACGGGAGCAGACGTCAGCTTTACCTGGAGGCGCGTGGCAAAAGAGACGGAGGTCAAAAAGAGCAaatgtcaacatgtttatgCGCAATCTGGAGAGGATGACGATATCATGACCATCTATCTCAACGGCAAGTTTCACGCGATGGAATCGAAATGTGGACACATGG GCGGGCCTCTCCATGAAGGGGATATCGAAAACATCGGCGGCAATCCACACGTGGTATGTCCCTGGCATGGCTATATGTTCGCATTGCGAGACGGGAAAAGTACTTTAGCACCTGACCTAAAG CAAAAAGTCTACGAAACTAAAGTAGAAAACGGCAGTCTCTACATCAAGTTCAACTGCGATCTTTCAACCACTCCATTCGTAGCGACGCCTAAGAATTGA